From the genome of Haloterrigena sp. KLK7, one region includes:
- a CDS encoding aldo/keto reductase — MGVNESETFDIGGEMTVHRLGFGAMSLGGSNNMYWPDDVDAAESVLERAVELGVDFVDTADMYGNGSSECVVGRAIDVDRDDVVVATKGGILKQPDASTTVSGDPAYLKNAALRSRVRLETETIDLYQYHKPDPDVPIEDSVTALAELKDEGIVRHIGLSNVDADQLERARDVADVATVQNYYNVANRDQEDVLSVCENAGIGFIPYSPIDKATLEDGNDVLDDVADAHDASRYQIALAWLLERSDVTIPIPGTASLEHLEANVAATSVDLTDEELARLDDLDRE; from the coding sequence ATGGGAGTCAACGAGAGCGAGACGTTCGATATCGGCGGTGAGATGACCGTCCACCGGCTCGGGTTCGGCGCGATGAGCCTCGGTGGGTCGAACAATATGTACTGGCCGGACGACGTCGATGCCGCGGAGAGCGTCCTCGAGCGCGCGGTCGAGCTCGGCGTCGACTTCGTCGACACCGCGGACATGTACGGCAACGGCTCGAGCGAGTGCGTCGTCGGGCGGGCGATCGACGTCGACCGCGACGACGTCGTCGTCGCGACCAAGGGCGGTATTCTCAAACAACCGGACGCGAGCACCACAGTCAGCGGTGATCCCGCGTACCTGAAGAACGCGGCGCTGCGCAGCCGCGTTCGACTCGAGACCGAGACGATCGATCTCTACCAGTACCACAAGCCGGATCCCGACGTGCCCATCGAAGACTCGGTGACCGCCCTCGCCGAGCTGAAAGACGAAGGGATCGTCCGCCACATCGGACTGAGCAACGTCGACGCCGATCAACTCGAGCGCGCTCGCGACGTCGCAGACGTCGCGACCGTCCAGAACTACTACAACGTCGCCAATCGCGATCAGGAGGACGTCCTCTCAGTCTGCGAGAACGCCGGTATCGGATTCATTCCCTACTCGCCGATCGACAAGGCGACCCTCGAGGACGGGAACGACGTTCTCGACGACGTGGCCGACGCGCACGATGCGTCGCGGTACCAGATTGCGCTCGCGTGGCTGCTCGAACGCTCGGACGTTACGATCCCGATCCCGGGAACCGCGAGCCTCGAGCACCTCGAGGCGAACGTCGCCGCGACGTCGGTCGATCTGACCGACGAGGAACTGGCGCGACTCGACGATCTCGATAGAGAATAG
- a CDS encoding archaemetzincin family Zn-dependent metalloprotease, translating to MLVDIVPVGNVPANVKRAASAALRSVYDCDVSVNDSQSVPNGAYDADRNQYAAETFIQLAERVGRGTKNIAITPHDLFYRRRNYVFGLAYLDGSGSVVSTYRLQTSSDGGFSNQSAEDIFEDRVRKEIVHEIGHTYGLEHCDNNRCVMNFSPTVREVDIKEENLCGSCQRLIS from the coding sequence ATGCTCGTCGATATCGTGCCGGTCGGCAACGTCCCCGCGAACGTCAAGCGGGCGGCCTCCGCCGCGTTGCGATCGGTCTACGACTGCGACGTCTCGGTCAACGACTCGCAGTCGGTCCCGAACGGTGCCTACGACGCCGACCGGAACCAGTACGCCGCCGAAACGTTCATCCAGCTCGCCGAACGGGTCGGCCGCGGGACGAAAAACATCGCGATCACGCCCCACGATCTCTTCTACCGGCGTCGCAACTACGTCTTCGGCCTGGCCTATCTCGACGGCAGCGGGAGCGTCGTCTCGACCTACCGCCTCCAGACCTCGAGCGACGGCGGCTTCTCGAACCAGAGCGCCGAGGACATCTTCGAGGACCGCGTTCGCAAGGAGATCGTCCACGAGATCGGCCACACCTACGGCCTGGAGCACTGCGACAACAACCGCTGCGTGATGAACTTCTCGCCGACGGTCCGCGAGGTCGACATCAAGGAGGAGAACCTCTGCGGGAGCTGTCAGCGTCTGATTAGCTAG
- a CDS encoding UPF0146 family protein codes for MAHSRRNSETLLETLAEYDRLVEIGIGRRTDVAAALAERGVAVTATDVHDRPVPDGVRFVRDDVVDPDPAVYAAADAIYALNLPPELHRPALEAAREADAALLFTTLGGDQPAIPVERRTVETGTLYVARAMDR; via the coding sequence GTGGCCCACTCTCGCCGGAACTCGGAGACGCTGCTCGAGACCCTGGCCGAATACGATCGACTCGTCGAGATCGGAATCGGTCGCCGGACCGACGTGGCGGCCGCGCTGGCCGAACGCGGCGTCGCCGTTACCGCGACCGACGTCCACGACCGTCCGGTACCCGACGGCGTGCGGTTCGTCCGCGACGACGTCGTCGATCCCGATCCGGCGGTCTACGCCGCCGCCGATGCGATCTACGCGTTGAACCTCCCGCCGGAACTCCACCGACCGGCGCTCGAGGCCGCCCGCGAGGCCGACGCCGCCCTCCTGTTCACGACGCTGGGCGGCGACCAGCCCGCGATCCCGGTCGAACGGCGGACCGTCGAAACGGGGACGCTGTACGTCGCTCGAGCGATGGATCGGTGA
- a CDS encoding DUF3267 domain-containing protein, whose protein sequence is MIPGSVPAIILAVLALVVLVALVAVVSSLSRLLLRLLAAPGVVVHEFAHEQVCHLVGVPVAEVAYFRFGDPPGYVRHAQPGRYRDSFAISVAPFLVNTLVSVAVFLGFAALASSLGIADALALATADPTAAVTALRDRLAAASSGALALTAALGWLGLAVGVQAFPSTGDAYTLWTRSRSEWRRTPVVLLGVPVVAVIYLANLLSWLWADVLYALGLCLLAFYAVGGLGF, encoded by the coding sequence ATGATCCCCGGCTCCGTCCCGGCCATCATCCTCGCCGTTCTCGCCCTCGTCGTCCTCGTGGCGCTCGTCGCCGTCGTGAGCTCGCTGTCCCGACTCCTGTTGCGACTCCTCGCGGCACCCGGTGTCGTCGTCCACGAGTTCGCCCACGAGCAGGTCTGTCACCTCGTTGGGGTCCCCGTCGCCGAGGTGGCCTATTTCCGGTTCGGCGATCCGCCGGGATACGTCCGCCACGCCCAGCCCGGCCGGTACCGCGACTCGTTCGCGATCAGCGTCGCCCCGTTTCTCGTCAATACCCTCGTCTCGGTCGCGGTCTTTCTCGGGTTCGCCGCGCTCGCGTCGTCGCTGGGAATCGCGGACGCCCTCGCCCTCGCGACCGCCGACCCGACCGCGGCGGTGACCGCGCTCCGTGATCGTCTCGCGGCGGCCTCGAGCGGCGCGCTCGCGCTTACGGCCGCGCTGGGATGGCTCGGCCTCGCGGTCGGGGTGCAGGCGTTCCCGAGCACCGGCGACGCGTACACGCTCTGGACGCGCTCCCGGTCGGAGTGGCGCCGGACGCCGGTCGTCCTGCTCGGCGTCCCCGTCGTCGCCGTGATCTACCTCGCGAACCTGCTCTCGTGGCTGTGGGCCGACGTCCTGTACGCGCTGGGGCTCTGTCTCCTCGCGTTCTACGCGGTCGGCGGACTCGGGTTCTGA
- a CDS encoding TIGR01548 family HAD-type hydrolase: protein MNADAVVLDVDGVLVDVADSYRRAIVDSVERVYDRTIRKADIQQFKDAGGFNNDWELTYAAALYVLATSEGYGESIDDFTDEIAARGGGLEAAEDAIRADLGARATQRVLERWDRERLRDVFQQLYLGADLYRGLEGGEPDIETRGFIHDEPVLLEEATRDALVEDDDLAVGVLTGRPAAEAEIALERVGLEAVIPLEHRFTMDDWEEGKPHPRALTTLAERFDADRVVFVGDTLDDVRTANNAREADPEREYHGIGVLTGGLTGAEGRQKYEAEEASAVLESINELPELLES, encoded by the coding sequence ATGAACGCAGACGCCGTCGTGTTAGACGTCGACGGAGTGCTCGTCGACGTCGCCGACTCCTACCGACGCGCGATCGTCGACTCCGTCGAGCGCGTCTACGACCGAACGATCCGCAAGGCCGACATCCAGCAGTTCAAGGACGCCGGCGGGTTCAACAACGACTGGGAACTCACCTACGCCGCCGCGCTCTACGTGCTCGCCACGAGCGAGGGATACGGCGAGTCGATCGACGACTTCACGGACGAGATCGCCGCCCGCGGCGGCGGCCTCGAGGCCGCCGAGGACGCGATCCGCGCCGACCTCGGCGCGCGGGCGACCCAGCGCGTCCTCGAGCGGTGGGACCGCGAGCGGCTCCGCGACGTCTTCCAGCAGCTGTACCTCGGCGCCGACCTCTATCGGGGCCTCGAGGGCGGCGAGCCCGATATCGAGACGCGCGGATTCATCCACGACGAACCGGTCCTGCTCGAGGAGGCGACCCGGGACGCCCTCGTCGAGGACGACGACCTCGCAGTCGGCGTACTGACGGGCCGGCCGGCGGCCGAGGCCGAGATCGCTCTCGAGCGCGTCGGTCTCGAGGCGGTGATCCCCCTCGAGCATCGGTTCACGATGGACGACTGGGAGGAGGGCAAACCCCACCCGCGGGCGCTGACGACCCTCGCGGAGCGATTCGACGCCGATCGGGTGGTCTTCGTCGGCGACACGCTGGACGACGTCCGGACGGCGAACAACGCCCGTGAGGCGGACCCGGAGCGGGAGTATCACGGCATCGGCGTCCTCACGGGCGGCCTGACGGGTGCGGAAGGGCGACAGAAGTACGAGGCCGAAGAGGCGTCCGCCGTCCTCGAGTCGATCAACGAACTCCCGGAACTGCTCGAGTCGTAG
- a CDS encoding glycerophosphodiester phosphodiesterase family protein: MAEPAVIAHRGYAGVAPENTIAAVETAANHDAAMLEIDVQPAACGTPVVIHDERLEGTSARDGRPLTDSSGYVWETSLEDLRTARVLGTDEPVPTLAGLLEAIPETIGVNVELKNPGTTDLRVAESLPDAERDERRAVWTPFVERVIEDCEAFDGELLFSSFCEGALAAVREVAPRYAAATLVWDDLEAGLEIARRYDCEAIHPPRNAIAGTPLATTEYAGFSDATPEVDILEEAHAEGRTVNVWTAENWHQFEALAAAGVDGIVADYPGLGTDSSDSS; the protein is encoded by the coding sequence ATGGCAGAGCCAGCCGTCATCGCCCACCGCGGCTACGCCGGCGTCGCGCCCGAGAACACGATCGCAGCGGTCGAGACCGCCGCAAACCACGACGCCGCGATGCTCGAGATCGACGTCCAGCCGGCCGCCTGCGGCACGCCGGTCGTGATCCACGACGAGCGCCTCGAGGGCACCAGCGCCCGCGACGGTCGCCCGCTCACCGATTCGTCGGGGTACGTCTGGGAAACGTCGCTCGAGGACCTCCGAACGGCGCGCGTCCTCGGCACTGACGAACCGGTCCCGACGCTCGCCGGACTGCTCGAGGCGATCCCCGAGACGATCGGCGTCAACGTCGAACTGAAGAACCCGGGGACGACCGACCTGCGGGTCGCCGAGTCGCTCCCCGACGCCGAGCGCGACGAGCGCCGTGCGGTCTGGACGCCGTTCGTCGAGCGCGTGATCGAGGACTGCGAGGCCTTCGACGGCGAACTCCTCTTCTCGTCGTTCTGCGAGGGCGCGCTCGCGGCCGTCCGCGAGGTCGCGCCGCGATACGCCGCCGCGACGCTCGTCTGGGACGACCTCGAGGCGGGACTCGAGATCGCCCGCCGGTACGACTGCGAGGCGATCCACCCGCCGAGAAACGCGATCGCCGGGACGCCGCTCGCGACCACCGAGTACGCCGGGTTCAGTGACGCTACACCCGAGGTCGATATCCTCGAGGAAGCCCACGCCGAGGGGCGAACGGTCAACGTCTGGACGGCCGAGAACTGGCACCAGTTCGAGGCGCTGGCCGCCGCCGGCGTCGACGGGATCGTCGCCGACTATCCGGGACTCGGAACGGACTCGAGCGACTCGTCGTAA
- a CDS encoding LLM class flavin-dependent oxidoreductase, with the protein MELSIVDLAPMPEDGTATEAFEHTVERARQAERLGYSRFWVAEHHDFTDSVASTTPEVLIPHVAAKTEDIRVGSGTVLLNHYSPYKVAETFGVLDALEPDRIDLGLGRATGNPASDLALQPDRSQRRRTGDDQAEKIDEVVKHLYGGFEGDHPFRDLEVPRAGDSAPEIWVHGSSPASAKIAGELGLPYSFAAFIRPEPAVQAFETYRKHFDPAAHGASPEEPRGAIAVNLTCAETDEEAARLRAVAEASSRLLRNGRVDRLPIRSVDRAIDVLGGVPEPMSSTDIAPGEWPRHLSGSPSTAREILEELTSQAGVDEVVIQSQHADPETTLRSHELLADAVGLESRE; encoded by the coding sequence ATGGAGCTCTCGATCGTCGATCTCGCACCGATGCCGGAGGACGGCACCGCGACGGAAGCGTTCGAACACACGGTCGAACGCGCCCGGCAGGCCGAACGGCTCGGCTACTCGCGGTTCTGGGTGGCCGAACACCACGACTTCACCGACTCGGTCGCGAGCACGACGCCGGAGGTACTGATTCCGCACGTGGCCGCGAAGACCGAGGACATCCGGGTCGGCTCCGGGACCGTCCTGTTGAACCACTACAGCCCGTACAAGGTCGCGGAGACGTTCGGCGTCCTCGATGCGCTCGAGCCCGACCGCATCGACCTCGGACTGGGGCGGGCGACGGGGAACCCGGCGAGCGATCTCGCCCTCCAGCCGGATCGCAGCCAGCGCCGGCGGACCGGCGACGATCAGGCGGAGAAGATCGACGAGGTCGTCAAGCACCTCTACGGCGGATTCGAGGGCGACCACCCGTTCCGCGACCTCGAGGTGCCCCGCGCTGGCGACTCCGCGCCGGAAATCTGGGTCCACGGCTCGAGTCCAGCGAGCGCGAAGATCGCCGGCGAACTGGGACTGCCGTACTCCTTCGCCGCGTTCATCCGCCCCGAACCGGCCGTGCAGGCGTTCGAGACCTACCGGAAGCACTTCGACCCCGCCGCGCACGGCGCCAGCCCCGAGGAGCCGCGCGGCGCCATCGCGGTAAACCTGACCTGCGCCGAGACCGACGAGGAGGCCGCGCGGCTCCGCGCCGTCGCCGAGGCCTCGTCGCGACTGCTTCGAAACGGACGGGTCGACCGCCTCCCGATCAGGTCGGTCGACCGCGCGATCGACGTCCTCGGCGGGGTTCCCGAGCCGATGTCGTCGACGGACATCGCGCCCGGCGAGTGGCCCCGCCACCTCTCCGGCAGTCCGTCGACGGCCCGAGAAATCCTCGAGGAACTGACGTCCCAGGCCGGCGTGGACGAGGTCGTGATCCAGAGCCAGCACGCCGATCCCGAGACGACGCTGCGCTCGCACGAGCTGCTCGCCGACGCCGTCGGACTCGAGTCGCGCGAATAG
- the npdG gene encoding NADPH-dependent F420 reductase, translating to MRIALLGGTGDIGQGLALRFARDTDHEVLIGSRDPEKARDAVETYEGNLESRGADADVKGFANEMAADRADVVILSVPPYYAGDTVDAVADSLDSDTILVTPAVGMQGDEDGLHYHPPGTGSVTELVADRAPDEVPVVGAFHNLAADALSDLDNDLDLDTLLVADDDDAKETVRNLANEIEGLRALDVGPLANAAEVESVTPLVINIAKYNDDLHDVGVKFH from the coding sequence ATGCGAATCGCACTACTCGGCGGAACCGGCGATATCGGGCAGGGGCTGGCCCTGCGCTTTGCACGCGATACGGACCACGAAGTACTCATCGGCTCGCGAGACCCCGAGAAGGCCCGCGACGCGGTCGAGACCTACGAGGGGAATCTCGAGTCCCGCGGCGCCGACGCGGACGTCAAGGGCTTCGCGAACGAGATGGCGGCCGACCGAGCCGACGTCGTCATCCTCAGCGTGCCGCCGTACTACGCCGGCGACACCGTCGACGCGGTCGCGGACAGCCTCGATTCGGACACGATCCTGGTCACCCCCGCGGTCGGCATGCAGGGCGACGAGGACGGCCTCCACTATCACCCGCCGGGAACCGGCAGCGTCACCGAACTGGTCGCCGACCGCGCGCCCGACGAGGTACCAGTGGTCGGCGCCTTCCACAACCTCGCGGCCGACGCGCTCTCGGACCTCGACAACGACCTCGATCTGGACACGCTCCTCGTCGCGGACGACGACGACGCCAAGGAGACCGTCCGCAACCTCGCCAACGAGATCGAGGGCCTGCGCGCGCTCGACGTCGGCCCCCTCGCGAACGCCGCGGAAGTCGAGAGCGTCACGCCGCTGGTCATCAACATCGCGAAGTACAACGACGACCTGCACGACGTCGGCGTTAAATTCCACTAA
- a CDS encoding cobalamin-binding protein produces MRIVTTLPSATETVAALGLEPVGVSHECDYPPAVESLPSVTDSRIDADASSSEIDQQVLETADDGGVYDVDTDLLESLEPDLIVTQGMCDVCAVDEVVMADAVEEIDADPEILTTDPHSVADVLEDLERIGRATGREERARAVRADLESRIDAIRGRTAEADLAGDDRPRVAIFDWTDPVMVAGHWTTDLVEWAGGEYGLADAGDRSSPREWSEIREYDPELIVVAPCGFGLEQTAANAADLTEREGWDDLTAVREGRVWAMDGHHYLNRPGPRLVDTLEALAPIVQPDLFDEETPPVALEKIAVPFERVTERPDLEAEA; encoded by the coding sequence ATGCGAATCGTCACGACGCTCCCCTCGGCGACCGAAACCGTGGCCGCGCTCGGCCTCGAGCCGGTCGGCGTTTCCCACGAGTGCGACTACCCGCCCGCCGTCGAGTCGCTGCCGTCGGTCACCGACTCGAGGATCGACGCCGACGCCTCGAGTAGCGAGATCGACCAGCAGGTGCTCGAGACCGCCGACGACGGGGGCGTCTACGACGTCGACACGGACCTCCTCGAGTCCCTCGAGCCGGACCTGATCGTCACGCAGGGGATGTGCGACGTCTGCGCGGTCGACGAGGTCGTCATGGCGGACGCCGTCGAAGAAATTGATGCGGACCCCGAGATCCTGACCACGGACCCCCACAGCGTCGCGGACGTCCTCGAGGACCTCGAGCGAATCGGCCGCGCCACGGGACGCGAGGAACGCGCTCGAGCGGTCCGCGCCGACCTCGAGTCCCGGATCGATGCGATCCGAGGACGAACCGCCGAGGCCGACCTCGCGGGCGACGACCGTCCCCGAGTAGCGATCTTCGACTGGACCGACCCCGTCATGGTCGCGGGCCACTGGACGACCGATCTGGTCGAGTGGGCCGGTGGCGAGTACGGGCTGGCCGACGCGGGGGACCGCTCGAGTCCGCGCGAGTGGTCGGAAATCCGCGAGTACGACCCCGAACTGATCGTCGTCGCGCCCTGCGGCTTCGGCCTCGAGCAGACCGCCGCGAACGCCGCGGACCTCACCGAGCGCGAGGGGTGGGACGATCTCACTGCCGTCCGCGAGGGCCGCGTCTGGGCGATGGACGGCCACCACTACCTGAATCGGCCCGGCCCGCGGCTGGTGGACACTCTCGAGGCGCTGGCGCCGATCGTTCAGCCGGACTTATTCGACGAGGAAACACCGCCCGTCGCGCTCGAGAAGATCGCGGTGCCGTTCGAGCGGGTGACGGAGCGCCCCGATCTCGAGGCGGAGGCGTAG
- a CDS encoding desampylase: MTGSDPELVVPAEIRDAILERAREGAPEESCGIFGGDFEPEGRSRVRSQYPAENVAETPRTRYRIDPEEQLAIFERLEDRGEEIVGFYHSHPRGPPRLSATDRAQATWPDRSYLIVSLEPLEIGSWRWREAEASGEKRFTRERIVLE, from the coding sequence GTGACCGGTTCCGATCCCGAACTCGTCGTCCCGGCCGAGATTCGTGACGCGATCCTCGAGCGCGCTCGTGAGGGCGCTCCCGAGGAGAGCTGCGGGATCTTCGGCGGCGACTTCGAGCCCGAGGGACGGAGTCGGGTTCGCTCGCAGTACCCTGCCGAAAACGTCGCCGAGACGCCGCGAACGCGGTATCGAATCGATCCCGAGGAACAACTCGCGATCTTCGAACGCCTCGAGGACCGCGGCGAGGAGATCGTCGGCTTCTACCACTCCCATCCCCGCGGGCCGCCGCGACTGAGCGCGACTGATCGAGCGCAGGCGACGTGGCCCGATCGGTCCTATCTGATCGTCTCGCTCGAGCCCCTCGAGATCGGGTCGTGGCGATGGCGTGAAGCGGAAGCGAGTGGCGAGAAACGGTTTACGCGCGAACGGATCGTACTCGAGTGA
- a CDS encoding sulfatase-like hydrolase/transferase — protein sequence MADSRPNVLFVLTDQERYDCTAPDGPPVETPAMDRLSSEGVRFERAFTPISICTSARASLMTGLFPHGHGMLNNSHEADAIRPNLPPELPTFSELLADSGYRCSYTGKWHVGRDQTPEDFGFDYLGGSDKHHDNIDEAFREYREERGVPLGEVDLEEELYTGDDPRDTSEGTFVAAKTPVDVEETRAYFLAERTIDAIEAHADGGSGGGDGNGGDPFFHRADFYGPHHPYVVPEPYASMYDPDEIEPPESYAETYDGKPQVHENFHRYRGADGLEWDHWAEATAKYWGFVSLIDDQFERILEALEERGLADETAVVHASDHGDFVGNHRQFNKGPLMYDDTYRIPFQVRWPGVVEPGSTCEAPVHLHDLAATFLELGGVDVPESFDARSLVPLLEAGGDSSDVPDEWPDSTFAQYHGDEFGLYTQRMVRTERYKYVYNGPDIDELYDLEADPAELQNLIDHPAYADAREGMRERLIEWMRETDDPNQGWVPDVLEDAS from the coding sequence ATGGCCGATAGCCGCCCGAACGTTCTGTTCGTCCTCACCGACCAGGAGCGATACGACTGTACGGCGCCCGACGGACCGCCGGTCGAGACGCCGGCGATGGATCGACTCTCGAGCGAGGGCGTGCGCTTCGAGCGAGCGTTCACGCCGATCAGCATCTGTACGAGCGCCCGCGCCTCGCTGATGACGGGGCTGTTTCCCCACGGTCACGGGATGCTCAACAACAGCCACGAAGCCGACGCGATCCGGCCCAATCTGCCGCCGGAGTTACCGACGTTCTCGGAACTGCTGGCCGATTCGGGCTACCGGTGCAGCTACACCGGAAAGTGGCACGTCGGCCGCGACCAGACGCCCGAGGACTTCGGGTTCGACTATCTGGGCGGCAGCGACAAACACCACGATAACATCGACGAGGCGTTCCGGGAGTACCGCGAGGAGCGAGGCGTCCCGCTGGGCGAGGTCGACCTCGAGGAGGAACTCTACACGGGCGACGACCCGCGGGATACGAGCGAGGGAACGTTCGTCGCAGCGAAGACGCCCGTAGACGTCGAGGAGACTCGCGCATACTTCCTCGCCGAGCGAACGATCGACGCCATCGAAGCGCACGCCGACGGCGGTAGCGGCGGAGGGGACGGAAACGGCGGCGACCCCTTCTTCCACCGCGCGGACTTCTACGGCCCTCACCATCCCTACGTCGTCCCCGAGCCCTACGCCTCGATGTACGACCCCGACGAGATCGAGCCGCCCGAGAGCTACGCCGAGACCTACGACGGGAAGCCGCAGGTCCACGAGAACTTCCATCGCTATCGGGGCGCTGACGGCCTCGAGTGGGACCACTGGGCGGAGGCCACCGCGAAGTACTGGGGGTTCGTCTCGCTGATCGACGACCAGTTCGAGCGGATCCTCGAGGCGCTCGAGGAGCGCGGTCTCGCCGACGAGACGGCCGTCGTCCACGCCTCCGACCACGGCGACTTCGTGGGGAACCACCGCCAGTTCAACAAGGGCCCGCTGATGTACGACGACACCTACCGGATCCCCTTCCAAGTGCGCTGGCCCGGCGTCGTCGAGCCCGGTTCGACCTGCGAAGCGCCAGTGCATTTGCACGATCTCGCGGCGACGTTCCTCGAGCTGGGCGGCGTCGACGTCCCCGAATCGTTCGACGCGCGGAGTCTGGTTCCGTTGCTCGAGGCCGGCGGCGACTCGAGCGACGTTCCCGACGAGTGGCCCGACTCCACCTTCGCCCAGTACCACGGCGACGAGTTCGGCCTCTACACCCAGCGGATGGTCCGCACCGAGCGCTACAAGTACGTCTACAACGGCCCCGATATCGACGAGTTGTACGATCTCGAGGCCGATCCCGCCGAACTGCAGAACCTGATCGACCACCCTGCGTATGCGGACGCCCGCGAGGGGATGCGCGAGCGCCTGATCGAGTGGATGCGCGAGACCGACGACCCGAATCAGGGATGGGTTCCGGACGTGCTCGAGGACGCGTCGTAA
- a CDS encoding DoxX family membrane protein translates to MATNEATVRWLGRRQEFEYADGAAGYTLVLIRLVVGYWFLHAGWTKFAFVAGEPFDAAGFLANAETPIAPLFEFVVGTPWLLEFTNVMIPAGEFLIGLGLVLGALVRLAALFGGVLMTLFYLGNADWAHGYVNGDLLGLLMFVLIGVFAAGRILGVDAYLEEAEFVRRRPRLRYLLG, encoded by the coding sequence ATGGCAACTAACGAAGCGACGGTTCGGTGGCTGGGGAGACGCCAGGAGTTCGAGTACGCCGACGGGGCCGCGGGATACACGCTGGTGTTGATCCGGCTCGTCGTCGGCTACTGGTTCCTCCACGCCGGGTGGACGAAGTTCGCGTTCGTCGCCGGGGAGCCGTTCGACGCGGCCGGCTTCCTCGCGAACGCCGAGACGCCGATCGCGCCGCTGTTCGAGTTCGTCGTCGGGACGCCCTGGCTGCTCGAGTTCACGAACGTCATGATCCCCGCCGGCGAGTTCCTGATCGGACTGGGGCTCGTCCTCGGGGCGCTCGTGCGCCTGGCCGCCCTCTTCGGCGGCGTCCTGATGACGTTGTTCTACCTGGGCAACGCCGATTGGGCGCACGGCTACGTCAACGGGGACCTGCTCGGGCTCCTCATGTTCGTGCTCATCGGGGTCTTCGCCGCGGGCCGGATCCTCGGCGTCGACGCCTACCTCGAGGAGGCCGAGTTCGTCCGCCGGCGACCGCGGCTGCGCTACCTCCTCGGCTGA